In Thermobaculum terrenum ATCC BAA-798, one genomic interval encodes:
- a CDS encoding PqqD family protein translates to MSAHSLDEDLVLYPDGGDQAFLLNATAARVWQLLDGRTSLLAASTRIADEYGVDPDEALGDVLELAEYLRDAGLILTDGCVRGAEG, encoded by the coding sequence GTGTCGGCACACAGCCTCGATGAGGACCTGGTGCTCTATCCAGACGGGGGAGATCAGGCATTCCTGCTCAACGCCACCGCCGCCCGGGTGTGGCAGCTGCTGGACGGGCGGACATCGCTGCTGGCAGCGTCCACGCGGATAGCGGACGAGTACGGTGTCGATCCGGATGAGGCCCTGGGCGATGTCCTCGAGCTGGCGGAGTACCTCCGGGATGCCGGCCTGATACTCACGGACGGATGCGTGCGGGGGGCGGAGGGATGA